The following are encoded together in the Pseudomonas sediminis genome:
- a CDS encoding EAL domain-containing protein — protein MSTHSSLPSFSPGESRAALRRALVVLVLAMLGLLAWQLTQEYRQLLDSQKQLSQGYSAQLAKHLSLNMRLKAQAGQAMLQSSPARAGDGSELVTALRSIFPTVNSVAWLDANGQLLADSASESRDLSFIRNLQQRSGAAPYHFAFSALDGGALYLLLRQPDDSHQVLRMRTSVLRDWLREQHQSEYNWLLEDLLSHRVIARDDDLQQAGSIIAPVTAAEQAQSLDLIALPGSDWQLRALFDAKRAGNELMPTLAGKFLLFALCSLLTLLALYGLQREQRSLQRLNTETRRSLRQAASALGAVEERILVTQADGKVRYLNPQAEALFGVPSDVAGELHLLDLLPDLDPLLLNSPQLSSDLGPELIRVESEGRERLFAVTRSDISEVGRHAGYVWVLRDVTDEQQAMRVLQETRRRYQDIFDGTGVALCVLDLSGLRSLLLQHKLRDAAGLQRWLQADAEHQQLLIEQLRISEANQVALNLLGVKSTEQAWQQLIDNGPVQLDDLRYRLAVAVLEGPNLMELETQLVTAQGLQRHVWLVLRLPEMLQDYQAVTLSISDITSRKRIELSLIERERFWSEVVRSVPDLLYVHDMQNQQVLFSNHSLGLQLGYSISELKAMSRDFWEQVLHPDDSEYYWRIRNLQKVIGNGLLLESVLRWRHRDGQWRWFSIREQALARDDRGRVSRLIGVAKDITEQIERNQSLRDSEQRYRLLAESISDVIVSTDDSLNLNYVSPSVEAMLGYDAEWVTTNGLQGLAANPQQLASLYLLLERIRDSLGERDRLERLREELPDQLFVFDCLRADGHKIPVELRLVLMWDENGRFEGILGVGRDVSQQRRAEKDLRMAATVFEHSTAAILVTDPAGYIVQVNKAFSRVSGYSAGQVLDQLPGMLTADRQQAAHLQYILGQLNQRGSWEGEVWLKRKGGENFPAWVGITAVHDEEGDLVSYVCFFSDISERKASEQRIHRLAYYDALTHLPNRTLFQDRLHSALQHADRHDEWVVLMFLDLDRFKPINDSLGHAAGDRMLKDVAVRLSACVDGDDTVARMGGDEFTLLLQPRATREGALNRAIHVAEQILCSLARPFVLEGREFFVTASIGIALAPQDGSELSQLMKNADTAMYHAKERGKNNFQFYQADMNASALERLELESDLRHAQEQGQFVLHYQPQFSGDGSRLTGAEALLRWNHPSRGLVSPTEFIPVLEELGLVVQVGEWVLEEACRQFKAWQEEQIRIPKISVNLSARQFAEGDLSARIATILDRTGVAPACLELELTESILMRDVASAMQTLGNLKRLGLCIAVDDFGTGYSSLNYLKQFPIDVLKIDRSFVDGLPDGEQDAQIARAIIAMAHSLNMMVIAEGVESQAQLDFLREHDCDEVQGFLLGRPMPAHQLAAQFSGTALFILS, from the coding sequence GTGTCGACTCACTCATCCCTGCCTTCCTTCTCCCCGGGCGAGTCGCGCGCAGCCTTGCGCCGTGCACTGGTGGTGCTGGTGCTGGCGATGCTGGGATTGCTGGCCTGGCAGCTGACTCAGGAATACCGCCAGTTGCTCGATAGTCAGAAGCAACTGAGCCAGGGTTACAGCGCTCAACTGGCCAAGCACCTGAGTCTGAACATGCGCCTCAAGGCCCAGGCAGGCCAGGCAATGCTGCAAAGCAGCCCAGCGCGCGCTGGCGACGGCAGCGAATTGGTCACGGCATTGCGCAGCATTTTCCCGACCGTCAACAGCGTGGCCTGGCTCGATGCCAACGGGCAGTTGCTGGCCGACAGCGCCAGCGAGTCGCGCGACCTGAGCTTCATTCGCAATCTGCAGCAACGCAGCGGCGCAGCACCCTATCACTTCGCCTTCAGCGCACTGGACGGCGGCGCGCTGTACCTGCTGCTGCGCCAGCCTGACGACAGTCACCAAGTATTGCGCATGCGCACCAGTGTGTTGCGCGACTGGCTGCGCGAGCAACACCAGAGCGAGTACAACTGGTTACTTGAAGATCTGCTCAGCCACCGCGTGATAGCGCGCGACGACGACCTGCAACAGGCAGGCAGCATCATCGCCCCGGTTACCGCGGCAGAACAGGCACAAAGCCTCGACCTGATCGCCCTGCCCGGCAGCGACTGGCAACTGCGCGCCCTGTTCGATGCAAAGCGCGCCGGCAACGAGCTGATGCCGACCCTGGCCGGCAAGTTCCTGCTGTTCGCGCTGTGCAGCCTGCTTACCCTGTTGGCCCTGTACGGCCTGCAACGCGAGCAGCGCAGCCTGCAGCGCCTGAATACCGAAACACGCCGTTCGCTGCGCCAGGCCGCCAGTGCGCTCGGCGCCGTCGAAGAACGCATTCTGGTGACCCAGGCCGATGGCAAGGTGCGCTACCTGAACCCGCAGGCCGAAGCGCTGTTCGGGGTTCCCAGCGACGTGGCCGGGGAACTCCATCTGCTTGATCTGCTTCCTGATCTCGACCCGTTGCTGCTCAACAGCCCACAACTGAGCAGCGATCTGGGGCCGGAGCTGATCAGAGTCGAAAGCGAGGGGCGCGAGCGCCTGTTCGCCGTGACCCGTAGTGATATCAGCGAGGTCGGGCGCCATGCCGGTTACGTCTGGGTGCTGCGCGATGTGACCGATGAACAGCAGGCCATGCGCGTGCTGCAGGAAACCCGCAGGCGCTACCAGGACATCTTCGATGGCACCGGCGTGGCCCTGTGCGTGCTCGATCTCTCCGGCCTGCGCAGCCTGTTGCTGCAGCACAAGTTGCGCGATGCGGCGGGTTTGCAACGCTGGTTGCAAGCCGATGCCGAGCATCAGCAACTGCTGATCGAGCAACTGCGCATTAGCGAAGCCAACCAGGTGGCGCTCAACCTGCTCGGGGTGAAATCTACCGAACAGGCCTGGCAGCAGCTGATCGACAACGGCCCGGTGCAGCTCGACGATCTGCGTTACCGCCTGGCCGTGGCCGTGCTCGAAGGCCCCAACCTGATGGAGCTGGAAACCCAGCTGGTCACCGCACAAGGCTTGCAGCGTCACGTCTGGCTGGTGCTGCGCCTGCCGGAAATGCTCCAGGACTATCAGGCAGTCACCCTGAGCATCAGCGACATCACCAGCCGCAAGCGCATCGAGCTGTCGCTGATCGAGCGTGAACGTTTCTGGTCCGAAGTGGTTCGCTCGGTTCCCGACCTGCTCTACGTGCATGACATGCAGAACCAGCAGGTGCTGTTCAGCAACCACAGCCTCGGATTGCAGCTGGGCTATAGCATCAGCGAGCTCAAGGCTATGAGCAGGGACTTCTGGGAGCAGGTACTGCACCCGGACGACAGCGAATACTACTGGCGCATCCGCAACCTGCAGAAAGTGATCGGCAACGGTTTGCTGCTCGAATCAGTGCTGCGCTGGCGTCACCGCGACGGCCAGTGGCGCTGGTTCAGCATCCGTGAGCAGGCGCTGGCGCGCGATGATCGTGGGCGCGTCAGCCGTCTGATCGGCGTAGCCAAGGACATTACCGAGCAAATCGAGCGCAACCAATCGCTGCGTGACAGCGAGCAACGCTACCGTCTGCTGGCGGAAAGCATCAGCGACGTGATCGTCTCCACCGACGACAGCCTGAACCTGAACTACGTCAGCCCGTCGGTGGAAGCCATGCTCGGTTACGACGCCGAATGGGTGACAACCAACGGCCTGCAAGGCCTGGCGGCCAACCCGCAGCAGCTCGCCAGCCTCTACCTGCTGCTCGAGCGGATTCGCGATTCGCTCGGCGAGCGTGACCGCCTCGAGCGCCTGCGCGAGGAGCTACCGGATCAGCTGTTCGTCTTCGACTGCCTGCGCGCCGACGGCCACAAGATCCCGGTGGAACTGCGCCTGGTATTGATGTGGGACGAGAACGGTCGCTTCGAGGGCATCCTCGGCGTCGGCCGCGACGTCAGCCAGCAACGTCGCGCGGAAAAAGACCTGCGCATGGCGGCCACGGTGTTCGAACACTCCACCGCAGCGATTCTGGTGACCGACCCGGCCGGTTACATCGTACAAGTCAACAAGGCCTTCAGCCGCGTCAGCGGTTATTCCGCCGGGCAAGTGCTCGATCAGCTTCCAGGCATGCTCACCGCTGATCGCCAACAGGCGGCACACCTGCAGTACATCCTCGGCCAACTCAACCAGCGTGGCAGCTGGGAGGGCGAGGTGTGGCTCAAACGCAAGGGAGGGGAAAACTTCCCGGCCTGGGTCGGCATCACCGCGGTACATGACGAAGAAGGTGACCTGGTCAGCTATGTGTGCTTCTTCAGCGACATCAGCGAACGCAAGGCCAGCGAGCAGCGCATCCACCGCCTGGCCTACTACGACGCCCTGACCCACCTGCCCAACCGCACCCTGTTCCAGGATCGCCTGCACAGTGCCCTGCAACATGCGGATCGGCATGATGAATGGGTGGTGTTGATGTTCCTCGACCTCGACCGCTTCAAGCCGATCAACGACTCGCTCGGCCACGCTGCGGGCGACCGTATGCTCAAGGATGTGGCCGTGCGCCTGTCGGCCTGCGTCGATGGCGACGACACCGTGGCGCGCATGGGCGGCGACGAATTCACCCTGCTGCTGCAGCCTCGCGCCACCCGTGAGGGCGCACTGAATCGCGCCATTCATGTCGCCGAGCAGATTCTCTGCAGCCTGGCCCGCCCTTTCGTGCTCGAAGGCCGCGAGTTCTTCGTCACCGCCAGTATCGGCATCGCCCTCGCCCCGCAGGACGGTAGCGAACTGAGCCAACTGATGAAGAACGCCGACACTGCGATGTATCACGCCAAGGAACGCGGCAAGAACAACTTCCAGTTCTACCAGGCCGACATGAACGCCAGCGCCCTGGAGCGTCTGGAGCTGGAAAGCGATCTGCGCCACGCCCAGGAGCAGGGCCAGTTCGTCCTGCATTATCAGCCGCAGTTCTCCGGCGATGGCAGTCGCCTGACCGGGGCCGAAGCGCTGCTGCGCTGGAACCACCCGAGCCGCGGCCTGGTATCACCCACCGAGTTCATTCCGGTGCTGGAAGAGCTCGGCCTGGTGGTCCAGGTCGGCGAATGGGTACTGGAGGAAGCCTGTCGCCAGTTCAAGGCATGGCAAGAAGAGCAGATACGTATCCCCAAAATCTCGGTCAACCTGTCGGCCCGTCAGTTCGCCGAAGGTGATCTGAGCGCACGGATCGCCACCATTCTGGACAGAACTGGCGTGGCCCCGGCCTGTCTGGAGCTGGAGCTGACCGAAAGCATACTGATGCGTGACGTCGCCAGCGCCATGCAAACGCTCGGCAACCTCAAGCGTTTGGGGCTGTGCATTGCGGTGGATGACTTCGGCACCGGCTACTCGTCGCTGAACTACCTCAAGCAGTTCCCCATCGACGTCTTGAAGATTGATCGCAGCTTCGTCGACGGCCTGCCCGATGGTGAGCAGGACGCGCAGATCGCTCGCGCCATCATCGCCATGGCGCACAGCCTGAACATGATGGTGATCGCCGAGGGCGTGGAGAGCCAGGCACAACTGGACTTCCTGCGCGAGCACGACTGCGACGAAGTGCAGGGTTTCCTCCTCGGCAGACCAATGCCTGCACATCAGCTCGCCGCCCAGTTCAGCGGCACGGCGCTGTTCATACTCAGTTGA
- the ettA gene encoding energy-dependent translational throttle protein EttA, whose protein sequence is MAQYVYSMHRVSKVVPPKREILKDISLSFFPGAKIGVLGLNGAGKSTLLRIMAGVDTEIDGEARPMPGIKVGYLPQEPQLDPSKTVRDIVEEAVGEIKQAQARLDEVYAAYAEPDADFDALAAEQAKLEAILQASDGHNLERQLEVAADALRLPPWDAKIEHLSGGEKRRVALCRLLLSAPDMLLLDEPTNHLDADSVAWLERFLHDFPGTVVAITHDRYFLDNVAGWILELDRGHGIPYEGNYSGWLESKANRLAQEAKAEASHAKAMKAELEWVRQGAKARQSKSKARLQRFEEMQSQEFQKRSETNEIYIPAGPRLGDKVIDFHNVSKSFGDRVLIDDLSFSIPKGAIVGVIGGNGAGKSTLLRMITGKEQPDSGTIEIGETVQIASVEQSREALDGNKTVWEQISDGFDMIKVGNYEVPSRGYVGRFNFKGADQQKFVKDLSGGERGRLHMALTLKQGGNVLLLDEPSNDLDVETLRALEEALLDFPGAAVVISHDRWFLDRIATHILSYEDDGKVNFFEGNYTEFEADRKKRLGDAAAQPHRVRYKKLAQ, encoded by the coding sequence ATGGCTCAGTACGTCTACAGCATGCATCGGGTCAGCAAGGTCGTCCCGCCGAAGCGTGAAATTCTCAAGGACATCTCCCTGTCTTTCTTCCCAGGCGCCAAGATCGGCGTGCTGGGCCTCAACGGTGCCGGTAAGTCGACCTTGCTGCGTATCATGGCCGGCGTCGATACCGAGATCGATGGCGAAGCCCGCCCGATGCCCGGCATCAAGGTCGGCTACCTGCCGCAGGAGCCGCAACTCGACCCGAGCAAGACCGTGCGTGACATCGTCGAAGAGGCCGTAGGCGAGATCAAGCAGGCCCAGGCGCGCCTCGACGAGGTGTATGCCGCCTACGCCGAACCGGATGCCGATTTCGACGCGTTGGCCGCCGAGCAGGCCAAGCTCGAAGCCATCCTGCAGGCCTCCGACGGCCACAACCTGGAGCGCCAGCTGGAAGTCGCCGCCGACGCCCTGCGCCTGCCGCCATGGGATGCCAAGATCGAACACCTATCCGGTGGCGAAAAGCGCCGTGTGGCGCTGTGCCGCCTGCTGCTGTCGGCGCCCGACATGCTGCTGCTGGACGAACCGACCAACCACCTGGATGCCGATTCGGTGGCCTGGTTGGAGCGCTTCCTGCACGATTTCCCCGGCACCGTGGTGGCCATTACCCACGACCGTTACTTCCTCGACAACGTTGCCGGCTGGATTCTCGAACTCGACCGCGGCCACGGCATCCCCTACGAGGGCAACTACTCCGGCTGGCTGGAATCCAAGGCCAACCGCCTGGCCCAGGAAGCCAAGGCTGAGGCATCGCACGCCAAGGCGATGAAGGCCGAACTGGAGTGGGTACGCCAGGGTGCCAAGGCACGCCAGTCCAAGTCCAAGGCACGTCTGCAGCGCTTCGAGGAAATGCAGTCGCAGGAATTCCAGAAGCGCAGCGAGACCAACGAGATCTACATCCCGGCAGGCCCGCGTCTGGGCGACAAGGTCATCGATTTCCACAACGTGTCGAAGTCTTTCGGCGACCGCGTGCTGATCGATGACCTGTCCTTCAGCATTCCGAAAGGCGCCATCGTCGGCGTGATCGGCGGTAACGGCGCCGGTAAGTCGACCCTGCTGCGCATGATCACCGGCAAGGAGCAGCCGGACTCCGGCACCATCGAGATCGGTGAAACCGTACAGATCGCCAGCGTCGAGCAGAGCCGCGAGGCGCTCGACGGCAACAAGACCGTGTGGGAGCAGATTTCCGACGGCTTTGACATGATCAAGGTGGGCAACTATGAAGTGCCGTCGCGCGGTTACGTCGGTCGTTTCAACTTCAAGGGCGCCGACCAGCAGAAGTTCGTCAAGGACCTCTCCGGTGGTGAGCGGGGTCGTCTGCATATGGCGTTGACCCTCAAGCAGGGCGGTAACGTGCTGCTGCTCGACGAACCGTCCAACGACCTCGATGTGGAAACCCTGCGTGCGCTGGAAGAGGCGCTGCTGGACTTCCCGGGCGCCGCGGTAGTGATTTCCCACGATCGCTGGTTCCTCGACCGTATTGCCACGCACATCCTCTCCTACGAGGACGACGGCAAGGTCAATTTCTTCGAAGGCAACTACACCGAGTTCGAAGCCGACCGCAAGAAACGCCTGGGCGATGCCGCCGCGCAGCCGCATCGTGTGCGTTACAAGAAGCTGGCGCAGTAA
- a CDS encoding PilZ domain-containing protein, with the protein MEERRQHSRHGTEMQLEVFDLNSGQRLGRIVDLSADGFMLFSDTPHTADAVLECRLVCTTGSDAVQEVHLGADCLWSRPGADGQHCWAGFHIIDLAENQAKALESLLAKL; encoded by the coding sequence ATGGAAGAGCGTCGTCAACACAGCCGCCATGGCACCGAGATGCAGCTGGAGGTCTTCGACCTGAACAGCGGGCAGCGCCTGGGCCGCATCGTCGACCTGTCTGCCGATGGCTTCATGCTGTTCAGCGACACCCCCCACACCGCTGATGCGGTGCTGGAATGCCGCCTGGTGTGCACCACAGGTAGCGATGCGGTACAGGAAGTACATCTGGGCGCCGATTGCCTGTGGAGCCGCCCCGGCGCTGACGGCCAGCATTGCTGGGCCGGCTTTCATATCATCGACCTGGCCGAGAACCAGGCCAAAGCGCTGGAAAGCCTACTGGCTAAGCTCTGA
- a CDS encoding DUF1631 domain-containing protein: MSNQDKPPIHPKVVSLASRGIQPRFSDLVQACRKLVMNRLAEHLSGVFGQVDDTLFECAEKAENNKVQTLFFDNMREIRRQCPQIERSYHQAIANNFSDFLDGKLQDQTPASLDPEQLALVQNEDYEETLQVTNMVSRVKARCTQPLFALEQRLALLNNGQKLGEDSNPFGPQAIAQAFRDALAPCPFPLQIKTILYMLFDRHVMQSLDSLYGALNQRLIDAGVLPNLKYSAQITQSVSRPDAPPKEAQAPQQQTPGRPGKSPAPVEPALLDLDLSAPPPSEPGALFSGLSSLLGEHRQNHPDAPLLGGTRSIISFSPREASRTYSASELLAALNRMQQQSAHELAQRLHQPQAVEGLKADLQQQLESHSSLPGDSKVSDQEADVIDLVGMLFDFILDDENLPDACKTALSHLHTPYLKIALQDKALFTQHHHPARRLLNTMAQAGVLYGNEGDERGLLAKMQWVVERVIHGFSGDLGLFDNLIEEFNEYVETLRHKVELRERRAVEAAKGRDRLLGAREQALEVIQRCIGQRNLPTIIRNFLELTWADVLVFVLLRHGEQSSEWKRSCEVAEQLAWSGTPLNEAEALQLQEQRVPMLSDLRKGLELLGGYHEDGIRRLLQDLVACQHAVQAKQPQLAAQLKPTLPESPLGAMLGEDADLARQAPSRSKLSARAQALAKELANVEFGTWFEFVDDSKSRILKLSWFSPTTHNYMFVDHSGQRVAIKPLTLLASEMEKGLARIVTPERATPLVDRALTAIYRVLQRFTGRTAEPR, from the coding sequence ATGAGCAACCAGGACAAGCCCCCCATTCATCCCAAGGTGGTCAGCCTCGCCAGCCGCGGTATACAGCCGCGCTTCAGCGATCTGGTACAAGCCTGCCGCAAGCTGGTGATGAATCGCCTGGCGGAGCATCTGAGTGGTGTATTCGGCCAGGTCGATGACACCCTGTTCGAATGCGCCGAAAAGGCCGAGAACAACAAGGTGCAGACGCTGTTCTTCGACAACATGCGCGAGATACGCCGCCAGTGCCCGCAGATCGAACGCAGCTACCACCAGGCCATCGCCAACAATTTCTCCGATTTTCTCGACGGCAAGTTGCAGGATCAGACACCGGCCTCACTCGACCCCGAACAATTGGCCCTGGTGCAGAACGAGGATTACGAAGAAACCCTGCAGGTCACCAATATGGTCAGCCGGGTCAAGGCACGCTGCACCCAGCCACTATTTGCCCTGGAGCAGCGCCTGGCGCTGCTCAACAACGGTCAGAAGCTCGGCGAGGACAGCAACCCCTTCGGCCCACAGGCCATTGCCCAGGCGTTTCGCGATGCGCTGGCGCCCTGCCCCTTCCCGCTGCAGATCAAGACCATCCTCTACATGCTCTTCGATCGCCATGTGATGCAAAGCCTCGATTCACTCTATGGCGCACTCAACCAGCGCCTGATCGATGCCGGCGTGCTGCCCAACCTCAAGTACAGCGCGCAGATCACTCAAAGCGTCAGCCGCCCCGACGCCCCGCCGAAAGAAGCCCAGGCGCCCCAACAACAAACACCAGGCAGACCGGGGAAAAGCCCTGCGCCCGTAGAGCCGGCACTGCTCGACCTGGACCTCAGCGCACCACCGCCCAGCGAGCCGGGCGCGTTGTTCAGCGGCTTGTCCAGCCTGCTTGGCGAGCACCGCCAGAACCACCCTGACGCCCCACTACTGGGTGGCACACGGAGTATCATCAGCTTCTCTCCGCGTGAGGCCAGCCGCACCTACAGCGCCAGCGAGTTGCTCGCTGCGCTCAACCGCATGCAACAGCAGTCAGCCCACGAACTGGCCCAGCGCCTGCATCAGCCGCAGGCCGTTGAAGGCCTCAAGGCCGACCTGCAGCAGCAGCTGGAATCACACAGCAGCCTGCCCGGCGATAGCAAGGTGTCCGATCAGGAAGCCGACGTGATCGACCTGGTTGGCATGCTGTTCGACTTCATCCTCGATGACGAGAACCTGCCGGACGCCTGCAAGACAGCGCTGTCGCACCTGCATACGCCCTATCTGAAAATCGCGCTGCAGGACAAGGCGCTGTTCACCCAGCACCACCATCCGGCGCGGCGCCTGCTCAACACCATGGCCCAAGCCGGCGTGCTGTATGGCAACGAGGGCGACGAACGCGGCCTGCTGGCCAAGATGCAGTGGGTGGTCGAACGGGTGATTCACGGTTTCAGCGGTGATCTGGGGCTGTTCGACAACCTGATCGAGGAATTCAACGAATACGTCGAAACCCTGCGCCACAAGGTCGAGCTGCGCGAACGCCGCGCAGTCGAGGCAGCCAAGGGCCGTGATCGCCTACTGGGGGCTCGCGAGCAGGCACTCGAGGTGATTCAGCGATGCATCGGGCAGCGCAATCTACCGACAATCATCCGCAACTTCCTCGAGCTGACCTGGGCCGATGTACTGGTTTTCGTCCTGCTGCGCCATGGCGAGCAGAGCTCGGAATGGAAGCGCTCCTGCGAAGTGGCCGAGCAGCTGGCCTGGAGCGGCACGCCGCTGAACGAGGCCGAGGCGTTGCAATTGCAGGAGCAGCGCGTGCCGATGCTCAGCGACCTGCGCAAGGGCCTGGAATTGCTCGGCGGCTATCACGAAGACGGCATCCGTCGCCTGCTGCAGGACCTGGTGGCCTGCCAGCATGCGGTGCAAGCCAAACAACCACAGTTGGCCGCACAGCTCAAACCCACCCTGCCAGAAAGCCCCTTGGGCGCAATGCTCGGCGAGGATGCCGATCTGGCTCGCCAGGCACCTTCGCGCAGCAAGCTATCGGCGCGCGCACAAGCCCTGGCCAAGGAGCTGGCCAACGTCGAGTTCGGCACCTGGTTCGAGTTCGTCGATGACAGCAAGAGCCGCATACTCAAGCTTTCCTGGTTCAGCCCGACCACGCACAACTACATGTTCGTCGACCACAGTGGCCAGCGCGTGGCGATCAAGCCGCTAACCCTGCTGGCCAGTGAGATGGAAAAGGGCCTGGCCCGTATCGTGACACCCGAACGCGCGACGCCGCTGGTCGATCGCGCGCTGACTGCCATCTACCGTGTGCTGCAGCGCTTCACTGGGCGCACGGCCGAACCCCGCTGA
- a CDS encoding NAD(P)/FAD-dependent oxidoreductase encodes MSYRIVIVGGGAGGLELATRLGRKLGKSGAARIILVDANLTHIWKPLLHEVAAGSLNSSEDELNYVAQAKWNHFEFQLGRMSGLDRASKSITLAPTLDDDGQVLMPERRISYDSLVIAVGSTTNDFGTAGAAEHCIFLDTRAQAERFHRRMLSHYLRAHASESEDGSKIDIAIVGAGATGVELAAELHHAAKQLAAYGLNRIRPEDMRITLIEAGPRVLPALPERIARPVHQTLEKLGVTVLTGAAVSEVTADGLKTADGNFIPASLKVWAAGIRAPGFLKDLDGLESNRINQLQVRPTLQTTLDDDVFAFGDCAACPQPGNEGRNVPPRAQAAHQQASLLAKSLRLKISGQALPEYRYRDYGSLISLSSFSAVGNLMGNLTGSVMLEGWLARVFYVSLYRMHQMALYGVPRTLLLMLSDRIGRSTEPRLKLH; translated from the coding sequence ATGTCCTATCGCATCGTGATTGTCGGCGGCGGCGCCGGCGGTTTGGAGCTGGCCACCCGTCTGGGTAGAAAACTGGGCAAGAGTGGCGCTGCCCGGATCATTCTGGTCGACGCCAACCTTACCCACATCTGGAAACCCCTGCTGCACGAAGTGGCCGCCGGCTCGCTGAACTCCTCGGAGGACGAACTAAACTACGTGGCCCAGGCCAAGTGGAACCATTTCGAGTTTCAGCTCGGCCGCATGTCCGGCCTCGATCGTGCAAGCAAGAGCATCACTCTGGCACCGACGCTGGATGATGACGGCCAGGTGCTGATGCCTGAGCGCCGCATCAGCTATGACAGCCTGGTGATCGCCGTCGGCAGCACCACCAACGATTTCGGCACCGCCGGCGCTGCCGAACACTGCATCTTCCTCGACACGCGGGCGCAGGCCGAGCGCTTCCACCGGCGCATGCTCAGCCACTACCTGCGCGCGCATGCCAGCGAGAGCGAAGACGGCTCGAAAATCGATATCGCTATCGTCGGTGCCGGTGCCACTGGTGTCGAGCTGGCTGCAGAACTGCACCACGCCGCCAAACAGCTGGCTGCCTATGGCCTCAATCGCATTCGCCCCGAAGACATGCGTATCACCCTGATCGAGGCCGGGCCGCGTGTACTGCCAGCCCTGCCCGAGCGCATCGCGCGGCCGGTGCATCAGACCCTGGAGAAGCTCGGCGTCACCGTACTGACCGGCGCGGCTGTCAGCGAAGTGACTGCCGATGGCCTGAAAACCGCCGACGGCAACTTCATCCCAGCCAGCCTGAAAGTCTGGGCGGCCGGCATTCGCGCCCCCGGCTTCCTCAAGGATCTCGACGGCCTGGAGAGCAACCGTATCAATCAGTTGCAGGTGCGTCCGACTCTACAAACGACGCTCGATGACGACGTGTTCGCCTTCGGCGATTGCGCTGCCTGCCCGCAGCCGGGTAACGAAGGGCGCAACGTGCCACCGCGCGCCCAGGCGGCGCACCAGCAGGCATCGCTGCTGGCCAAGTCGCTGCGCTTGAAGATCAGTGGCCAGGCGCTGCCGGAATATCGCTATCGCGACTACGGCTCGCTGATCTCGCTGTCGAGCTTCTCTGCGGTCGGCAACCTGATGGGCAACCTGACCGGCAGCGTGATGCTCGAAGGCTGGCTGGCGCGAGTGTTCTACGTGTCGCTCTACCGCATGCACCAGATGGCCCTGTATGGCGTACCACGTACCCTGCTGCTGATGCTCAGCGACCGCATCGGACGCAGCACCGAGCCACGCCTGAAGCTGCACTAG
- a CDS encoding DUF3094 family protein, with product MTSRLSPEDQQKVDQYLSAPQHQVERQPFRVWRLLAVVLVATIGLGLLSRLLSRLVL from the coding sequence ATGACCAGTCGCCTGAGCCCCGAAGACCAACAGAAAGTCGACCAATACCTGAGCGCACCGCAGCATCAGGTCGAACGTCAACCGTTTCGCGTTTGGCGGCTGCTGGCGGTGGTCCTGGTGGCGACCATTGGCCTGGGCCTGCTGAGCCGCCTTCTGAGTCGACTGGTGCTATGA
- a CDS encoding MOSC domain-containing protein: MSPLQELLAEVPQVGQVRWIGVRPKAREAMLEVDAVEARRDAGLTGDHSRPGPRNARQVTLIQWEHLAVVAALLGREAPMLPSELRRNIAVAGINLFSLKGRRFRIGQALLETTGWCQPCARLEERLGRGTFQAMRGHGGITARVIEGGIIRLEDAVSVEPLETISDPQDNDARQGWRARLAGR, from the coding sequence ATGAGCCCCTTGCAGGAATTGCTCGCTGAGGTGCCGCAGGTCGGCCAGGTACGCTGGATAGGGGTTCGCCCCAAGGCGCGCGAGGCGATGCTCGAAGTCGACGCCGTGGAAGCCCGACGCGACGCCGGCCTGACAGGTGATCACAGCCGCCCCGGGCCACGCAATGCGCGGCAGGTCACGCTGATTCAGTGGGAGCACCTGGCCGTGGTTGCCGCCCTGCTCGGCCGCGAAGCGCCCATGCTACCCAGCGAGCTACGCCGCAATATCGCAGTTGCCGGCATCAATCTGTTCAGCCTCAAGGGTCGGCGTTTTCGCATCGGCCAGGCACTGCTGGAGACCACCGGCTGGTGCCAACCCTGCGCCCGCCTGGAGGAGCGTCTCGGGCGCGGCACCTTCCAGGCCATGCGTGGCCATGGCGGTATCACCGCTCGCGTGATCGAGGGCGGCATCATCCGCCTGGAGGACGCCGTGAGCGTGGAACCCCTCGAAACGATATCTGACCCGCAGGACAACGACGCTCGCCAAGGCTGGCGGGCACGCCTAGCAGGCCGTTGA